In one Methylocaldum szegediense genomic region, the following are encoded:
- a CDS encoding SRPBCC family protein, which translates to MKKLLSFVAALPLLWAGLADAHGPTRQKVTETIEINATPDAVWALVGDWGNLQNWLPVVESTSAQGGTEKGATRELKLKSGGVIKEELKSYDADKMTMQYKITEVDPKDLPVANYSSTIKVEPNPAGGSKVEWSGAFYRSFMNNNPPPDQNDEAAVNAVTKIYKEGLANLKAVAEKK; encoded by the coding sequence ATGAAAAAACTCTTGTCATTTGTCGCCGCTCTGCCGTTGCTGTGGGCCGGACTGGCAGACGCTCACGGTCCGACCCGTCAGAAAGTTACCGAAACCATCGAAATTAACGCCACGCCGGATGCGGTTTGGGCGCTGGTCGGCGACTGGGGGAATCTTCAGAATTGGTTGCCGGTGGTCGAAAGCACCTCGGCACAAGGCGGAACCGAGAAAGGGGCGACCCGTGAGCTGAAGTTGAAAAGCGGCGGCGTGATCAAGGAGGAACTGAAAAGCTATGATGCTGACAAGATGACCATGCAATACAAAATCACGGAAGTTGACCCGAAGGATCTGCCGGTGGCCAATTACTCATCCACCATCAAAGTCGAACCAAATCCCGCCGGAGGTTCGAAGGTGGAATGGAGCGGCGCGTTTTATCGGAGTTTCATGAACAATAATCCGCCGCCGGATCAAAATGACGAAGCCGCTGTCAACGCAGTTACGAAGATTTACAAGGAAGGGCTTGCGAATCTCAAAGCCGTTGCCGAGAAGAAATAA
- a CDS encoding formate--tetrahydrofolate ligase — MSDIEIAQKAKMRPIIDLARDRLGIAPEHLDPYGHYKAKLSLDYIDSLKDRPNGKLILVTAISPTPAGEGKTTTTVGLGDALNRLGKKTMICLREPALGPCFGVKGGAAGGGYAQVVPMEDINLHFTGDFHAIGVAHNLLSAMIDNHIHHDNRLNLDPRRIAWKRVIDMNDRALRDIVIGLGGTANGFAREDGFDIIAASEVMAILCLSNSLKELKERLGNILVGYTRFDDKPVFARDLNAHGAMAALLKDALRPNLVQTLENNPVFVHGGPFANIAHGCNSVVATKAALKLADYVVTEAGFGADLGAEKFIDIKCRKAGLKPDGVVLVATVRALKSHGGVPVKELQKENLEALDAGFVNLARHLDNVQQRFGLPCVVAINHFTSDTDAEIALLKRKVEEKGSKVIVCRHWAEGGKGAEELAREVVQMVDSGQSNFKFLYEERAPLWDKIKTIATQLYGASDITADSKVRQQLDRLSEEYSHFPVCIAKTQYSFSNDPNLKGAPSGHVLSIREVRPSHGAEFVVAVCGSMMTMPGLPKVPAAEAIDVDENGRITGLF; from the coding sequence ATGTCCGACATCGAAATCGCTCAAAAAGCCAAGATGCGGCCGATCATCGATCTTGCCAGAGACCGGTTAGGCATCGCGCCCGAACATCTCGACCCGTATGGCCATTACAAAGCCAAGCTTTCCTTGGACTATATCGACAGCCTCAAAGATCGGCCTAACGGCAAGTTGATCTTGGTCACAGCTATCAGCCCGACACCCGCAGGGGAGGGTAAGACGACCACAACCGTCGGTTTGGGGGATGCGCTGAACCGGCTGGGTAAGAAAACCATGATCTGTCTCAGAGAGCCCGCTTTAGGGCCGTGTTTCGGCGTCAAAGGAGGCGCAGCCGGCGGCGGCTATGCTCAGGTTGTGCCCATGGAGGACATTAATCTCCATTTCACGGGCGATTTTCACGCCATCGGCGTCGCCCACAACCTGCTGTCAGCGATGATCGACAACCACATCCACCACGACAACCGGTTGAACCTCGATCCACGCCGGATTGCCTGGAAGCGTGTTATCGACATGAATGACCGCGCCTTGCGCGACATCGTAATCGGCCTCGGCGGGACGGCGAACGGCTTTGCCCGCGAGGATGGCTTCGACATCATCGCCGCATCGGAAGTGATGGCTATCCTGTGCTTGTCGAACTCGCTTAAAGAGCTGAAGGAGCGGCTCGGGAACATCCTGGTGGGGTACACCCGTTTCGACGACAAGCCGGTTTTCGCGCGCGATCTCAATGCCCACGGTGCTATGGCGGCGCTGTTGAAGGATGCCCTGCGGCCGAATTTGGTCCAGACTCTGGAAAACAACCCAGTTTTCGTCCACGGCGGACCCTTTGCCAATATCGCCCACGGCTGCAACTCGGTGGTCGCCACTAAGGCGGCTTTGAAACTGGCGGATTATGTTGTGACCGAAGCCGGCTTCGGTGCCGATCTGGGCGCGGAGAAATTCATCGACATCAAATGCCGCAAGGCTGGCCTAAAACCGGACGGCGTGGTGCTGGTCGCGACCGTGCGGGCGCTCAAGTCGCATGGCGGCGTGCCGGTGAAGGAACTGCAAAAAGAAAACCTGGAGGCTCTTGATGCTGGCTTCGTCAATCTGGCGCGGCATCTCGACAACGTGCAGCAGCGGTTCGGCCTGCCTTGTGTCGTCGCCATTAATCATTTCACCTCGGACACCGATGCGGAAATTGCGTTGCTCAAGCGCAAGGTTGAGGAAAAAGGATCCAAGGTTATCGTCTGCCGGCATTGGGCCGAGGGTGGGAAAGGCGCGGAAGAGTTGGCGCGGGAGGTTGTCCAAATGGTGGACTCCGGGCAGTCGAACTTCAAATTCCTTTACGAAGAACGTGCGCCGCTCTGGGACAAGATCAAAACCATCGCCACCCAGCTATACGGGGCGTCGGACATCACCGCGGACAGCAAGGTCCGTCAGCAGCTCGATCGGCTGAGCGAGGAATACAGCCACTTCCCGGTATGCATCGCCAAGACGCAGTACTCGTTCTCCAACGATCCGAATCTTAAAGGTGCGCCGTCCGGCCATGTACTCTCCATTCGCGAAGTGCGGCCTTCTCACGGCGCCGAGTTTGTTGTGGCGGTCTGCGGCAGCATGATGACTATGCCGGGACTGCCCAAGGTGCCTGCGGCAGAGGCGATCGACGTGGACGAGAATGGCCGCATCACAGGTTTGTTCTAG
- the nqrE gene encoding NADH:ubiquinone reductase (Na(+)-transporting) subunit E has translation MEAYINLFIKSVFIENMALAFFLGMCTFIAVSKKIETAVGLGIAVTIVQTLTVPANNLIYSYLLKEGALSWAGLENVDLSFIALMACIGVIAAIVQILEMVLDRFFPALYNALGIFLPLITVNCAILAGSLFMIERDYNFTESVVYGVGSGFGWALAITAMAGVREKLKYSDVPPGLRGLGITFITAGLMAMGFMAFSGIQL, from the coding sequence ATGGAAGCCTACATCAATCTGTTCATCAAGTCGGTTTTCATCGAGAACATGGCGCTCGCCTTTTTCTTGGGGATGTGCACGTTTATCGCCGTCTCCAAGAAAATCGAAACCGCAGTCGGTCTCGGCATCGCCGTTACCATCGTTCAGACGCTCACGGTTCCGGCCAACAATCTCATCTATTCCTATCTGCTGAAAGAGGGCGCACTCTCCTGGGCGGGTCTGGAAAACGTCGACTTAAGCTTCATCGCTTTGATGGCGTGTATCGGCGTGATCGCGGCGATCGTGCAGATCCTCGAAATGGTGCTCGATCGCTTTTTTCCGGCGCTTTATAACGCGCTCGGTATTTTCCTGCCGCTCATCACGGTGAACTGCGCCATCCTCGCCGGCAGTCTGTTCATGATCGAACGCGACTACAACTTCACCGAGAGCGTGGTTTACGGCGTTGGCAGCGGCTTCGGCTGGGCCCTTGCAATCACCGCCATGGCGGGCGTGCGCGAAAAGCTGAAATACAGCGACGTGCCGCCGGGGCTCCGTGGTCTGGGTATTACTTTCATCACGGCCGGTTTGATGGCGATGGGTTTTATGGCCTTTTCGGGCATTCAACTGTGA
- a CDS encoding NADH:ubiquinone reductase (Na(+)-transporting) subunit D yields the protein MNFNEEHKKVLVEPLVDNNPITLQVLGICSALAVTSQLSTALIMSLALTSVTACSSAGIAFIRNHIPSSIRIIVQMVIIASLVIVVDQILKAFAYEISKKLSVFVGLIITNCIVMGRAEAYAMKNPPWESFLDGVGNGLGYSLILITVATVRELFGSGKLLGIEVLPLLKDGGWYVPNGLLLLPPSAFFLIGLLIWAVRTWKPQQVEKADFAIMPAHGEAH from the coding sequence GAACTTTAATGAAGAGCACAAAAAGGTTCTTGTCGAACCGTTAGTCGATAACAACCCCATCACCCTTCAGGTGTTAGGGATTTGTTCCGCTTTGGCGGTGACATCGCAGCTGTCGACCGCGCTGATCATGAGCCTCGCGTTGACCTCGGTCACCGCCTGCTCGAGTGCCGGCATCGCATTCATCCGCAATCATATTCCGAGCAGCATTCGCATCATCGTGCAGATGGTGATCATCGCCTCGTTGGTGATCGTGGTGGATCAGATCCTCAAGGCGTTCGCTTACGAGATCAGCAAGAAGCTGTCGGTGTTCGTGGGCCTGATCATCACCAACTGCATCGTCATGGGCCGCGCGGAAGCCTATGCGATGAAAAACCCGCCGTGGGAAAGTTTTCTCGACGGGGTAGGAAACGGTCTCGGCTACAGCCTGATCCTGATTACCGTCGCTACCGTCCGCGAGTTGTTCGGTTCCGGCAAACTGCTGGGGATCGAGGTGCTGCCGCTTCTCAAAGACGGCGGCTGGTACGTCCCGAACGGCTTGCTGCTGCTCCCGCCGAGTGCCTTCTTCCTGATCGGACTGCTGATCTGGGCGGTGCGCACCTGGAAACCGCAACAGGTTGAAAAGGCTGATTTCGCCATTATGCCGGCTCACGGGGAGGCACACTGA
- the nqrF gene encoding NADH:ubiquinone reductase (Na(+)-transporting) subunit F, translated as MLEIILGVLFFTLIVIALVFVILGAKSKLVASGNVDIVINGERTVSVPIGGKLLTALADNNLFVSSACGGGGTCAQCRVKVFEGGGDILPTELSHITKREAAEGDRLACQVTVKQNMKIQVPDEVFGVKKWVATVRSNRNVASFIKELVLELPKGEHIDFRAGGYIQIECPPYHVKFTDFDIDERFRDEWDRYNLWQYESIVKTPAVRAYSMANYPEENEIIMLNVRIATPPPGTKGIPPGVMSSYIFSLKPGDKVTVSGPFGEFFARDTDNEMVFVGGGAGMAPMRSHIFDQLLRLKTKRKMTFWYGARSLREAFYVDEFNKLQEEYPNFKWYLALSEPKPEDNWTGYVGFIHSVLYENYLKNHPAPEDCEYYLCGPPMMNTAVIKMLEDIGVERENIMLDDFGG; from the coding sequence ATGTTGGAAATCATCCTAGGCGTATTGTTTTTTACCCTGATCGTCATCGCCCTGGTCTTCGTGATCCTCGGCGCGAAATCGAAACTGGTCGCGTCCGGCAACGTCGATATCGTCATCAACGGTGAGAGGACCGTCAGTGTTCCCATCGGCGGCAAGCTGCTGACTGCGTTGGCCGACAACAATCTGTTCGTGTCGTCGGCTTGCGGCGGTGGCGGGACCTGTGCCCAGTGCCGGGTGAAAGTGTTCGAAGGTGGCGGTGACATTCTGCCGACCGAGCTTTCGCACATCACCAAGCGTGAGGCTGCGGAGGGAGACCGTCTGGCTTGCCAGGTCACGGTCAAGCAGAACATGAAGATCCAGGTTCCGGACGAAGTCTTTGGTGTGAAGAAGTGGGTGGCCACTGTCCGTTCGAACCGCAACGTGGCAAGCTTCATCAAGGAATTGGTGCTGGAATTGCCAAAAGGCGAGCACATCGATTTCCGCGCCGGCGGCTACATTCAGATCGAGTGTCCGCCGTACCATGTCAAATTCACGGACTTCGATATCGACGAGCGTTTCCGTGACGAATGGGACCGGTACAACCTGTGGCAGTACGAGTCTATCGTCAAGACACCGGCTGTTCGTGCCTATTCCATGGCGAATTACCCGGAAGAGAACGAGATCATCATGCTCAACGTGCGTATCGCTACGCCGCCGCCGGGAACCAAGGGTATTCCGCCGGGTGTGATGTCGTCCTATATCTTCAGCCTGAAACCAGGCGACAAGGTGACCGTTTCCGGGCCGTTCGGCGAGTTCTTCGCCCGTGACACCGACAACGAAATGGTCTTTGTCGGCGGCGGTGCCGGTATGGCCCCGATGCGCTCACACATTTTCGACCAGCTTCTAAGGTTGAAGACCAAACGGAAGATGACCTTCTGGTACGGTGCTCGCAGCTTGCGGGAAGCGTTCTATGTGGACGAGTTCAACAAGCTTCAGGAAGAGTATCCGAACTTCAAATGGTATCTCGCTCTTTCCGAACCGAAACCGGAGGACAATTGGACCGGGTACGTCGGCTTCATCCACAGCGTTCTGTACGAGAACTACCTGAAGAACCACCCGGCACCCGAAGATTGTGAATACTATCTTTGCGGACCGCCTATGATGAACACCGCCGTAATCAAGATGCTGGAAGATATTGGCGTCGAGAGGGAAAACATCATGCTGGACGATTTCGGCGGTTAA
- the wecB gene encoding non-hydrolyzing UDP-N-acetylglucosamine 2-epimerase, with product MKTIAQFHKFLIVAGARPNFMKIAPIIRELQRGSYPLEYQLVHTGQHYDKEMSDVFFEELEIPPPDYHLDVGSGSHAEQTAKVMVRFEEICMKDRPDLVMVVGDVNSTLACSIVAKKLGIKVAHVEAGLRSRDMTMPEEVNRIVTDAISDYFFVTEKSGIDNLLAEGKPNGAIFFVGHVMIDNLFHQVEKLQRLPENSFETADFKRRHPSYGVVTLHRPSNVDDPKTLAGIIEALAEVSSELPLIFPIHPRTQANIRKFGLEIPESIVTTKPLSYMEFLNLFKDARLVLTDSGGIQEETTALGIPCITLRENTERPITVEEGTNILVGSDPVRIVAEARKALKGLAATGRKPELWDGKASARILATLADVLNREGTYSS from the coding sequence TTGAAAACCATCGCCCAGTTTCACAAATTTTTGATCGTTGCTGGCGCGCGCCCGAATTTCATGAAAATCGCGCCCATCATCCGGGAACTTCAGCGAGGTTCGTATCCGCTCGAATACCAGCTCGTCCACACCGGTCAGCATTACGACAAGGAAATGAGCGACGTATTCTTCGAGGAACTGGAGATACCACCCCCGGATTATCATCTGGACGTGGGCAGCGGTTCGCATGCCGAGCAGACGGCGAAAGTGATGGTGCGTTTCGAAGAGATCTGCATGAAGGACCGGCCCGATTTGGTAATGGTCGTGGGCGACGTAAATTCCACGCTGGCTTGCTCGATCGTGGCGAAGAAGCTCGGGATCAAGGTCGCTCACGTCGAGGCGGGGCTACGGAGCCGCGACATGACGATGCCGGAAGAGGTGAACCGCATCGTGACCGACGCAATATCCGACTATTTCTTCGTAACCGAGAAAAGCGGCATAGATAACTTGTTGGCCGAGGGTAAGCCGAACGGCGCCATATTTTTCGTCGGCCACGTGATGATCGACAACCTATTCCACCAGGTGGAGAAGCTGCAACGCCTGCCGGAGAACAGTTTCGAGACCGCGGACTTCAAGCGGCGGCATCCGTCCTACGGCGTGGTTACGCTACATCGCCCGTCCAATGTGGACGATCCGAAAACTCTGGCCGGTATTATCGAAGCGCTGGCGGAGGTGAGTTCCGAGCTGCCGCTGATATTTCCCATCCATCCGCGGACTCAAGCGAACATCCGAAAATTCGGGCTCGAGATTCCCGAGTCCATTGTCACCACCAAGCCTCTGTCCTATATGGAATTTCTGAACCTTTTCAAGGATGCCCGACTGGTTCTGACCGACAGCGGCGGCATTCAGGAAGAGACGACGGCGCTCGGCATTCCTTGCATCACTCTGCGCGAAAACACGGAACGCCCGATTACGGTAGAAGAGGGTACGAATATTCTTGTCGGGTCGGACCCCGTGCGCATCGTCGCGGAAGCTAGGAAAGCGTTGAAGGGCTTGGCTGCGACGGGCAGGAAGCCGGAGCTATGGGACGGAAAGGCGTCGGCTAGGATTCTCGCGACCTTGGCGGATGTTCTGAATAGGGAAGGCACATATTCTTCCTAG
- a CDS encoding YncE family protein produces MASLLDWVSRAKAVTCVTALLFVFIGDVFAEPYAYITNQKDNSVSVIDTATGTVVKAVKVGSEPAGVAVSRNGAKICVTNPGSKDVTVLDGRTQNVIATVSLGEGPVGIAVDPTGTRAYVADWYGHYLSVLDLESLKVLKQVPVGRSPSGVVVSPDGTKIYVANRDDDSVSLIDAADLEVKKTVAVGKHPFGITLDAKAERLYTANVESNDVSVVDAEAMTLLKTIRVGDRPYAVAIGAGGTRLFVTNQYDNTVSVIAVDRGEVTATIEVGEYPEGISAHPDGKHVYVANWFSNSVSVIDAETLQLEATIPTGDGSRAFGEFVAQAVETSSK; encoded by the coding sequence ATGGCGAGCCTTCTTGATTGGGTAAGTCGGGCGAAAGCGGTGACCTGTGTCACCGCTCTTCTATTTGTCTTTATAGGCGATGTTTTCGCCGAACCCTACGCCTATATCACTAACCAGAAGGACAACAGCGTATCGGTGATCGATACAGCTACCGGAACTGTCGTCAAAGCCGTCAAAGTCGGATCAGAACCCGCCGGTGTCGCCGTCAGCCGGAACGGCGCCAAGATTTGCGTCACCAACCCTGGCAGTAAGGACGTGACCGTTCTGGATGGCCGCACGCAAAATGTGATCGCCACCGTGTCATTGGGTGAAGGGCCTGTGGGTATCGCGGTCGATCCCACCGGGACGCGGGCTTATGTGGCCGATTGGTACGGACACTACCTTTCGGTACTAGACCTCGAAAGCTTGAAGGTTCTGAAGCAAGTTCCGGTAGGGCGTTCTCCTTCCGGTGTCGTGGTGAGTCCGGACGGGACAAAGATCTATGTCGCGAACCGGGACGACGATTCGGTTTCGTTGATCGACGCGGCTGATCTTGAAGTCAAGAAAACCGTCGCCGTCGGCAAGCATCCCTTCGGTATCACCCTGGATGCCAAGGCTGAGCGTCTTTATACCGCCAACGTCGAGAGCAACGATGTCTCCGTGGTCGATGCAGAGGCGATGACGTTGTTGAAGACCATCCGGGTCGGGGATAGGCCGTATGCGGTAGCGATAGGGGCTGGAGGAACCCGCCTGTTCGTGACCAATCAATACGACAACACGGTCTCGGTCATCGCTGTCGACCGCGGCGAAGTCACTGCCACTATCGAGGTCGGCGAGTATCCGGAAGGCATATCCGCCCACCCCGATGGCAAGCATGTCTATGTCGCGAATTGGTTCAGTAACTCCGTTTCCGTCATCGATGCCGAAACCTTGCAGCTGGAGGCCACGATTCCCACCGGTGACGGCAGTCGGGCGTTCGGCGAATTCGTGGCGCAGGCCGTGGAAACCAGCTCGAAGTAG
- a CDS encoding family 10 glycosylhydrolase produces MVRKGLRLFSARTALSIFGLLGALLAAFCISAKPKDEALVSFEGFSETRSPVLKPVSGAAIEHIDEVGSVLRIPKRGRAELALPQSFSLRSGTISFWLKPSWQDSTASHTLASMEWDKGSYLVISQGWWEPKGANRFYFVVSNRDSFHCSAPYRLQTNTWTLITAVWKTGKDGFCRLYADDELVAKSAFSGNPDRLPKSPLVFGSDAPTRQADGREMEGSIKGIVISQSALTHEQIHARYIDAIREKPVLAAGKSYWTGSDDLASRKEKHRSSMETGRENRIIFDEDIGWALSRDNTDTVLRRIKDAGFNVYVPCVWHGRGAYFPSTNAHVDTRVKQRIDKGDDPLRYLITKAHSMGIEVHPWFTVAKREDGRYPKFFDEGTPEGAYNVHIPEFRTFIVDVITDMAKRYTVDGVNLDYIRTLGVCVSKFCQQDYQEKHRKSLLSDTGKQSIDPDAYDRIQRWQDEAVSDIVQRVSDGVRRARPHTIVSVDAYDDPDAKRRPLEGRNPFLWANRGWVDVIFQMNYTKRLNVEKTEKLRQRLDNKNKLFILFANYQAMGRKQVPKPYDIMEDYIQVIRTRWPETGIAVYLYKHLTDQQIRSLRQGAFRRQAVPTWKAQRG; encoded by the coding sequence GTGGTACGTAAAGGTTTGAGACTTTTTTCGGCCAGGACGGCATTGTCGATATTCGGCCTTCTCGGCGCTCTCCTTGCGGCTTTTTGTATATCCGCGAAACCGAAGGATGAGGCGCTAGTTTCCTTCGAGGGGTTTTCGGAGACGAGATCCCCTGTCCTCAAGCCCGTTTCCGGCGCGGCGATTGAGCATATCGACGAAGTCGGTTCCGTACTTCGTATCCCGAAGCGGGGGCGCGCCGAGTTAGCCTTGCCCCAATCGTTCTCGTTGCGCAGCGGAACCATTTCTTTTTGGCTGAAACCATCCTGGCAAGACTCAACCGCCTCCCACACCTTGGCCTCCATGGAGTGGGACAAGGGTAGCTATTTGGTCATTTCACAAGGGTGGTGGGAACCAAAGGGCGCCAACCGCTTCTATTTTGTGGTCAGCAACAGGGACAGTTTCCATTGTTCGGCCCCATACCGATTGCAGACGAACACGTGGACCTTGATCACCGCTGTTTGGAAAACCGGAAAGGACGGATTCTGCCGTCTCTATGCCGACGATGAATTAGTAGCGAAGTCGGCGTTTTCCGGTAATCCCGACCGGTTGCCGAAGTCGCCGCTCGTGTTTGGCAGCGATGCCCCGACCCGCCAAGCCGACGGCCGTGAAATGGAAGGTTCGATAAAGGGAATCGTCATTTCTCAATCCGCGCTCACTCACGAACAGATTCACGCCCGATATATCGATGCGATAAGGGAGAAACCCGTGCTTGCAGCCGGAAAATCATACTGGACGGGGAGTGACGATCTTGCATCCCGAAAAGAAAAACATCGTTCCAGTATGGAAACGGGCAGGGAAAATCGAATTATTTTCGATGAAGATATCGGTTGGGCCTTGTCCAGAGACAATACCGATACTGTGCTTCGGCGTATTAAGGATGCCGGGTTCAACGTATACGTGCCTTGCGTATGGCATGGTCGAGGCGCCTATTTTCCTTCGACCAACGCCCACGTCGATACACGGGTGAAGCAGCGGATCGATAAAGGCGATGATCCCTTGCGATATCTGATTACTAAAGCACATTCCATGGGAATCGAAGTCCACCCGTGGTTTACGGTGGCGAAACGAGAGGACGGACGTTATCCGAAGTTCTTCGACGAAGGCACTCCGGAAGGTGCCTATAACGTGCATATTCCGGAGTTTAGAACGTTTATCGTCGATGTGATAACCGACATGGCCAAACGATACACGGTCGATGGCGTCAATCTGGATTATATCCGAACCTTGGGGGTATGTGTTTCCAAGTTTTGTCAGCAGGATTACCAAGAAAAACATCGAAAATCTCTCTTATCGGATACCGGCAAGCAATCCATCGATCCGGATGCGTATGATCGAATACAACGTTGGCAGGATGAGGCAGTATCGGATATCGTCCAGCGTGTATCCGATGGCGTTAGAAGAGCACGTCCTCATACCATCGTCAGTGTAGATGCATACGATGACCCGGACGCTAAGCGACGTCCTCTGGAGGGAAGAAATCCATTTCTTTGGGCAAACCGAGGGTGGGTCGACGTCATATTTCAAATGAATTACACAAAACGCCTGAATGTAGAAAAAACGGAGAAACTGCGACAAAGACTAGACAACAAAAACAAACTCTTCATTCTGTTCGCAAACTATCAAGCCATGGGCCGGAAACAAGTTCCGAAACCTTATGACATCATGGAAGATTACATTCAGGTGATCAGAACGAGATGGCCCGAAACCGGTATCGCGGTTTACCTTTATAAGCATTTGACGGATCAGCAAATACGAAGCCTCCGTCAAGGCGCATTCCGCCGCCAGGCGGTACCGACATGGAAGGCGCAAAGAGGATAA
- the sbcB gene encoding exodeoxyribonuclease I produces the protein MSSCCSLYWYDYETFGTDPRRDRPAQFAGIRTDLELNPIGEPVTLFCKPARDVLPVPEACLITGITPQMAAERGLKEAEFITRIHEQFSVPGTCVAGYNNIRFDDEVTRHCLYRNLFDPYEREWRNGNSRWDIIDMLRLTRALRPEGIEWPVDGSGKPSLRLEALTVANGIQHENAHDALADVRATIAVARLVRERQPKLFNFVFANRGKREAFELLRFGAMQPVLHVSEKYASDRYCLAVVVALARHPRNPNGVVVYDLSVDPTPLIDLNAEDLRERLFTPASKLPPGVERIALKTVHLNKCPVIAPLTALRSQDTERLQIDLDRCNRHLDRLKREWTLPKKIREAMTYNGPETDTDDPDLMLYDGFLGDADRAVLKWLRGLTPDELARAQPSFEDARLPELLFRYRARNFPETLTPEETARWEAYRIRRLTVEGCGGSIVLNEYLARIEALEASPDLSAKDREILKNLREYAREIIS, from the coding sequence ATGTCGTCTTGTTGTTCCCTCTATTGGTACGATTACGAAACCTTCGGGACCGATCCCCGGCGGGACCGACCGGCGCAATTCGCGGGAATTCGAACCGATCTGGAACTGAATCCGATCGGCGAACCTGTAACTCTTTTCTGCAAGCCGGCGCGTGACGTACTGCCCGTACCCGAAGCCTGCCTGATTACGGGCATAACGCCGCAAATGGCCGCCGAACGGGGTCTCAAGGAGGCGGAATTCATAACCAGGATTCACGAGCAGTTCTCAGTGCCGGGGACCTGCGTCGCTGGCTATAACAACATTCGCTTCGACGACGAAGTGACCCGGCACTGTCTTTACCGCAACTTGTTCGACCCTTACGAGCGAGAATGGCGCAACGGTAATTCCCGCTGGGATATCATCGATATGTTGCGCTTGACTCGAGCACTCCGGCCGGAGGGCATCGAATGGCCGGTTGACGGATCGGGCAAACCCAGTCTGCGATTGGAGGCGCTTACAGTCGCCAACGGCATTCAACACGAGAACGCGCACGATGCCTTGGCCGATGTTCGCGCTACCATTGCGGTAGCGCGCTTAGTGCGCGAGCGCCAGCCCAAACTTTTCAACTTCGTTTTTGCCAACCGGGGCAAGCGAGAGGCTTTCGAATTGCTGCGCTTCGGCGCTATGCAGCCGGTTCTGCATGTTTCGGAGAAATATGCTTCCGACCGATATTGTCTCGCGGTCGTGGTCGCGCTCGCGAGACATCCTCGAAATCCGAATGGGGTAGTCGTTTACGACCTTTCCGTCGATCCCACGCCGCTCATCGATTTGAATGCAGAAGATCTCCGGGAGCGGCTGTTTACCCCAGCCTCGAAACTCCCGCCCGGCGTCGAACGCATCGCGCTGAAAACGGTGCATCTGAACAAATGCCCGGTTATCGCGCCGCTAACGGCCCTGCGGTCTCAGGATACGGAGCGGCTGCAAATCGACCTAGACCGCTGCAACCGCCACCTCGACCGACTGAAACGGGAATGGACCTTGCCGAAAAAGATTCGAGAAGCCATGACCTACAATGGCCCGGAGACGGATACCGATGATCCCGATCTCATGTTGTACGACGGCTTCCTGGGAGATGCGGACCGCGCCGTCTTGAAATGGCTGCGTGGTCTCACCCCAGACGAATTGGCTCGGGCGCAGCCGAGCTTCGAGGATGCGCGTCTTCCGGAACTGCTTTTTCGTTACCGGGCCAGAAACTTTCCGGAGACCCTGACACCAGAAGAAACTGCACGCTGGGAAGCGTATCGTATCCGGCGGCTGACGGTCGAGGGATGTGGGGGGAGCATCGTGCTGAACGAGTATCTAGCGCGAATCGAAGCGCTGGAAGCGTCTCCAGACCTATCCGCCAAGGATCGGGAAATCCTCAAGAACCTCAGGGAGTACGCGCGGGAAATTATCTCCTAG